The Clostridium sp. AWRP genome has a window encoding:
- a CDS encoding permease, with protein MITQNDKLGKNFLIMIIFMLVFPILFSSISILMLSIHFSLPNIQFKSLTDNKMLQGFSTIFLSIILEAFPFIMVGTILASIIQIFVTEETLAKIIPKNKFLGLLSAALIGLVFPICDCAIVPVVRKLIKKGMPLHIGITFMLSVPIINPVVLASTYYAFSNNIYIVIMRGGLGIIGAMIIGNVISIICDNSSVLKKVDMDFQHHHRHYHHHDSDCQCGCGHSHYNSGKKHNIGLTIMEVVDHTTIELNDVGRFVIIGAFLSSLMQTVVPRKYILLVGHDKIYSILVMIGLAFLLAVCSETDAFIARTFVGQFTTGSIIAFLIFGPMIDIKNTLMLSETFKSRFIIKLIFVIFTVCFIIGAVVNYLPFKEGLIL; from the coding sequence TTGATAACTCAAAATGATAAATTGGGAAAAAACTTTCTTATAATGATTATTTTTATGCTTGTTTTTCCTATTTTGTTTTCAAGCATTTCAATATTAATGCTATCAATTCATTTTTCACTGCCTAATATTCAATTTAAATCTTTAACAGATAATAAAATGTTACAAGGATTTTCAACAATTTTTTTAAGTATAATTTTGGAGGCATTTCCTTTTATAATGGTTGGAACAATATTGGCATCTATAATTCAAATATTTGTTACAGAAGAAACTTTAGCTAAGATAATACCTAAAAACAAGTTTTTGGGATTATTAAGTGCTGCTTTAATAGGATTAGTATTTCCTATTTGTGATTGTGCAATTGTTCCTGTTGTAAGAAAATTAATAAAAAAAGGTATGCCATTACATATAGGTATTACTTTTATGCTTTCCGTACCTATAATAAATCCAGTAGTACTTGCTTCAACTTACTACGCATTTTCAAATAATATTTACATAGTTATTATGCGTGGTGGATTAGGTATTATTGGGGCAATGATTATTGGTAATGTGATTAGCATTATATGTGATAATAGTTCTGTATTAAAAAAGGTAGACATGGATTTCCAACATCATCACAGGCATTATCATCATCATGATAGTGATTGTCAATGCGGATGTGGACATTCCCATTATAATTCAGGTAAAAAACATAATATAGGATTAACAATTATGGAAGTAGTGGATCATACAACTATAGAATTAAATGATGTTGGAAGGTTTGTAATTATTGGTGCATTTCTATCTTCACTAATGCAAACAGTTGTACCAAGAAAATATATTTTATTAGTTGGACATGACAAAATATATTCCATACTTGTTATGATAGGTTTAGCATTTTTATTGGCAGTATGCTCTGAAACTGATGCATTTATTGCAAGAACATTTGTTGGGCAATTTACTACAGGGTCTATTATAGCTTTTCTTATATTTGGGCCAATGATTGATATAAAAAATACACTTATGTTAAGTGAGACTTTTAAAAGTAGATTTATAATAAAACTGATTTTTGTGATTTTTACAGTTTGTTTTATTATAGGAGCAGTAGTTAACTACTTACCTTTTAAGGAGGGATTGATATTGTGA
- a CDS encoding LysR family transcriptional regulator encodes MTLRHFKIFVAVCDKMNMTKASETLFMSQSAVSQAISELENHYGIRLFERLSRKLYLTQAGEKLMSYARYIIKLNTELENDMKTLHENGSIRIGASVTVGAYVLPKFVSHFQKVYPETDIQVYEENTTKIEKMLLHDEIDIGLVEGETTNSDILNKPFMDDELILICGACHRFAKLPYVEPCELQKEKFIIREKGSGTRKTFEDKMIENELTWKASWICNNTDTIKIAVAEGLGVSVISRNSVTNELSSGTLCEIPVKGIKFKRKFKIIYHKNKYLTETMKRFIDLCTIK; translated from the coding sequence ATGACTTTAAGACATTTTAAAATATTTGTTGCTGTATGTGACAAAATGAATATGACTAAGGCTTCTGAAACACTTTTTATGTCTCAGTCAGCAGTTAGTCAGGCAATTTCTGAACTTGAAAATCACTATGGTATACGACTTTTTGAACGGCTTTCAAGAAAACTTTATTTGACTCAGGCAGGAGAAAAACTAATGAGTTATGCTAGATATATTATTAAGTTAAATACAGAATTAGAAAATGATATGAAGACTTTGCATGAAAATGGATCTATACGTATTGGTGCAAGTGTTACTGTTGGAGCTTATGTTTTACCTAAATTTGTTTCACATTTTCAAAAAGTATATCCAGAAACTGATATACAAGTGTATGAAGAAAATACCACAAAAATTGAAAAAATGCTTCTTCACGATGAAATTGACATAGGTCTTGTAGAAGGAGAAACGACAAATTCAGATATTTTAAACAAACCATTTATGGATGACGAATTGATACTTATTTGTGGAGCTTGCCACAGATTTGCAAAACTTCCTTATGTGGAACCTTGCGAACTTCAAAAAGAAAAATTTATTATTCGTGAAAAAGGAAGTGGAACTCGTAAGACATTTGAAGATAAAATGATAGAAAATGAATTAACATGGAAGGCTTCATGGATATGTAACAATACTGATACCATAAAAATTGCAGTTGCAGAAGGATTAGGAGTGTCAGTTATTTCTAGAAATTCAGTGACAAATGAATTATCCTCTGGTACCCTTTGTGAAATACCTGTTAAAGGTATTAAATTTAAAAGAAAGTTTAAAATCATATATCACAAGAACAAATATTTAACAGAGACAATGAAACGTTTTATAGATTTATGTACAATAAAGTAG
- a CDS encoding ATP-binding protein: MNIAVLSGKGGTGKTTVSTNLALALRANYVDCDVEEPNGFLFLKPKVDIVESVKVEYPIIDARKCTVCGSCANACQFNALAKVKDDLFLFQKLCHGCGACEIVCKYNAVTYGKREIGKIEKGTSRDIRCSRGILNISEPMAVPVIKELLENLSGEVNLIDCPPGTSCNVINTLKYADAAVLVTEPSEFGLHDLKMAVELVKMYNIPFGIVINKDDKKDNIIKKYCKEEKITLLGTIDYSKDTAILYSKGEILYDDLHHKAIFDKLSQKIREVLAWN, encoded by the coding sequence GTGAATATAGCAGTACTTAGTGGAAAAGGAGGAACAGGAAAAACTACAGTATCTACTAATCTTGCTCTTGCTTTAAGGGCAAATTATGTAGATTGTGATGTAGAAGAACCAAATGGTTTTCTGTTCCTAAAACCTAAAGTAGATATAGTAGAATCGGTGAAAGTAGAATATCCAATAATAGATGCCCGTAAATGTACTGTCTGTGGTTCTTGTGCAAATGCATGTCAATTTAATGCCCTTGCAAAAGTGAAGGATGATCTTTTTCTTTTTCAAAAGTTGTGTCATGGCTGTGGTGCTTGTGAAATTGTATGTAAATACAATGCTGTAACTTATGGTAAAAGAGAAATAGGGAAAATTGAAAAAGGGACATCAAGAGATATAAGATGCAGTAGAGGAATTTTAAATATAAGTGAACCTATGGCAGTACCTGTTATTAAAGAATTACTTGAGAATTTATCAGGAGAAGTTAATTTAATTGATTGTCCACCTGGAACTTCCTGTAATGTAATAAATACTTTAAAATATGCTGATGCTGCAGTGCTTGTTACAGAACCTTCAGAGTTTGGACTTCATGATTTAAAAATGGCTGTAGAACTTGTGAAAATGTATAACATACCTTTTGGTATAGTTATAAATAAAGACGATAAAAAGGACAATATAATAAAAAAATATTGTAAAGAAGAAAAAATTACGTTACTAGGTACTATTGACTATAGTAAGGATACAGCAATACTTTATTCTAAGGGCGAAATATTATATGATGATTTACATCACAAAGCAATATTTGATAAACTTTCACAGAAGATAAGGGAGGTGTTAGCTTGGAATTAG
- a CDS encoding YeiH family protein produces MKTITNKVSGIILALIIAIPAWLLGNAFPIIGSPVLGILFGMVLAFWKRPSCFNEGITYTAKKLLQYSIILIGFGMNLFNVFKVGKQTILLMTFTLTAAFITAYIVGKLLRINGKTATLIGIGSSICGGSAIAATAPVINANEQEVAHSISTIFLFNAIAAFLFPFLGHLFGMSNQCFGLWAGTAVNDTSSVVAAGYSYSNAAGNLAVIVKLTRTLAIVPITLVLAIYTSKKEAKNKEGSYRLSKIFPWFVLGFMAASIISTFIPLPTVFTTFLSETGKFIIVMAMVSVGLNTNIIKLVKNGLSPILLGFTCWVVLALTSLGVQHFIMGIF; encoded by the coding sequence ATGAAAACAATAACTAATAAAGTATCAGGAATTATACTTGCACTAATTATAGCTATTCCAGCATGGCTACTTGGAAATGCTTTTCCTATTATAGGAAGTCCTGTGCTTGGAATTTTATTTGGAATGGTTTTAGCATTTTGGAAAAGGCCAAGCTGTTTTAACGAAGGTATAACCTATACTGCAAAAAAATTACTTCAATATTCCATTATCCTTATAGGTTTTGGCATGAATCTTTTTAATGTTTTTAAAGTAGGAAAACAAACAATTCTTTTAATGACTTTCACACTAACAGCAGCATTTATTACTGCTTATATTGTAGGTAAATTATTAAGGATAAATGGGAAAACGGCAACTTTAATAGGTATTGGTTCCTCCATATGTGGTGGTTCAGCTATTGCAGCAACAGCTCCTGTTATTAATGCAAATGAACAGGAAGTTGCCCATTCCATATCAACCATATTTCTTTTTAATGCCATTGCAGCCTTTTTATTTCCATTCCTCGGACATTTATTTGGCATGAGTAATCAATGCTTTGGTCTTTGGGCTGGGACAGCTGTTAACGATACTTCATCTGTAGTAGCCGCTGGTTATTCCTACAGCAATGCAGCAGGCAATCTTGCAGTCATAGTAAAACTCACAAGAACCCTGGCTATCGTTCCAATTACATTGGTGCTAGCTATTTACACTTCTAAGAAAGAAGCCAAAAATAAAGAAGGATCTTATAGGCTAAGTAAAATATTTCCCTGGTTCGTACTTGGTTTTATGGCTGCATCAATAATTAGCACATTTATTCCTCTGCCAACTGTATTTACTACATTTTTATCAGAGACAGGAAAATTTATTATTGTAATGGCAATGGTATCTGTAGGATTAAATACTAATATTATAAAACTTGTAAAAAATGGTTTAAGTCCAATTTTATTAGGCTTTACATGCTGGGTAGTTTTAGCACTTACTTCACTTGGAGTTCAACATTTTATAATGGGAATTTTTTAG
- a CDS encoding NifB/NifX family molybdenum-iron cluster-binding protein: protein MKIAISSAGKNAEDLLDSRFGRCKYFQIHDTESGEIKIIENKGQSSSGGAGIAASNQLIDEKVNAIITGNLGPNAFELIQKSGIKAYKCSSIDINSVLQKYKNDELEEIKISGPAHH from the coding sequence ATGAAAATAGCAATTTCATCAGCAGGAAAAAATGCTGAAGATTTACTTGATAGTAGGTTTGGAAGGTGTAAGTACTTTCAAATTCATGACACTGAAAGTGGAGAAATTAAAATCATAGAAAACAAAGGTCAAAGTTCAAGTGGAGGAGCAGGTATTGCTGCATCTAATCAATTAATAGATGAGAAAGTAAATGCTATTATTACAGGAAATCTTGGCCCTAATGCATTTGAGCTTATTCAAAAATCAGGAATCAAAGCTTATAAGTGCAGTAGTATAGATATAAACTCAGTTCTTCAGAAGTATAAAAATGATGAACTTGAAGAAATAAAAATTTCTGGTCCAGCACACCATTGA
- a CDS encoding metal ABC transporter substrate-binding protein, translating into MYRKIISILMLMCSLVTFSACGNANVSSNNKAADKKESHGKIQVVVSFNAMREFAEAVGKDKVEVKTVIPNGVEPHEYEPKAKDLEDLNKAKVFVYNGLGMESWVDKSLKVINNKQLVVVEASKGFESIKNTDEGEIKEHGQNDPHVWVSLKGAEFEAKNIKEALVKADPSNKDYYEKNYKDFSNQLNSLYNDYKKRFDKVANKNFVTGHAAFAYLCRDFGLKQNSVEDVFAEGEPTTKKMGELINYCKQNKIKTIFVEDMVSPKVSNTLAKEVGAKVKKIYTIESKEDNKNYIQSMKSNLELIYNSLK; encoded by the coding sequence ATGTATAGAAAAATAATCTCAATTTTAATGTTAATGTGTAGTCTTGTAACTTTTTCGGCATGTGGTAATGCTAATGTGAGCAGCAATAATAAGGCTGCAGATAAAAAGGAATCTCATGGAAAAATTCAAGTTGTAGTTTCCTTTAATGCTATGAGAGAATTTGCTGAAGCAGTAGGTAAGGATAAGGTAGAAGTTAAGACAGTAATTCCAAATGGGGTTGAGCCTCATGAATATGAGCCTAAAGCAAAGGATCTTGAAGATTTAAACAAAGCTAAAGTATTTGTTTATAATGGGCTTGGAATGGAGTCATGGGTGGACAAGTCTTTAAAAGTTATAAATAACAAACAATTAGTTGTTGTTGAGGCATCAAAGGGTTTTGAGTCAATAAAGAATACTGATGAAGGTGAAATTAAGGAACATGGACAAAATGATCCTCACGTTTGGGTAAGTTTAAAGGGTGCGGAATTTGAAGCAAAGAACATAAAAGAAGCTTTAGTAAAGGCTGATCCATCTAATAAAGATTATTATGAGAAAAATTATAAAGATTTTTCAAATCAACTTAACAGTTTATATAATGATTATAAGAAAAGGTTTGATAAAGTAGCTAATAAAAATTTTGTTACAGGTCATGCAGCCTTTGCTTATCTTTGTAGAGATTTTGGACTAAAACAAAATAGTGTAGAAGATGTATTTGCAGAAGGTGAGCCAACAACTAAAAAGATGGGAGAGTTAATTAATTACTGTAAGCAAAATAAAATAAAAACTATATTTGTAGAGGACATGGTAAGTCCTAAGGTTTCAAATACCCTTGCTAAAGAAGTCGGAGCAAAAGTGAAAAAGATATATACAATTGAAAGCAAGGAAGATAATAAAAATTATATTCAAAGTATGAAGAGTAATTTAGAATTAATATATAATAGTTTAAAATAG
- a CDS encoding TIGR03943 family protein: protein MKLNKSEFKWFVILICFTYYVYNLLSSGKIYLYLNPKMIKYVRFSFITFLILTIFQLRRLFIPTQINKRKVYFCVFLVPLFLGIYINPQGLNDELISKKGEVVMKNSISKNISTSQTQSKSIQKDTPKDNILVVDGKNFTHIADDICYNNPNKYKGKDIIITGFVFRDGANSKDKFLIARLMMVCCAADTEVTGLVCDWNKASTLKNNKWIKITGKIDVETENINGEKSSTPVIRVEGVDSAQKPQNQYIYPE from the coding sequence GTGAAATTGAACAAAAGTGAATTTAAATGGTTTGTAATACTCATATGTTTTACTTATTATGTTTACAACTTACTTTCATCCGGGAAAATTTATCTTTATCTTAATCCTAAAATGATAAAATATGTTCGCTTTTCTTTCATTACTTTTCTTATACTCACCATTTTTCAACTAAGAAGACTTTTTATACCTACACAAATCAACAAAAGAAAGGTTTATTTTTGTGTGTTTTTAGTTCCATTGTTTTTAGGTATTTACATAAATCCGCAGGGATTAAATGATGAACTTATTTCAAAAAAGGGTGAAGTAGTAATGAAAAATAGCATAAGTAAAAACATCTCAACTTCCCAAACTCAATCAAAAAGTATTCAGAAAGATACTCCAAAAGATAATATTTTAGTTGTTGATGGAAAAAATTTTACTCATATAGCAGATGATATTTGTTATAATAATCCAAACAAATATAAAGGTAAAGATATAATTATAACAGGTTTTGTATTTAGGGATGGTGCAAATTCTAAAGATAAATTTTTAATTGCAAGATTAATGATGGTTTGCTGTGCTGCTGATACAGAGGTTACAGGATTAGTATGTGATTGGAATAAAGCTTCTACATTAAAAAATAACAAATGGATTAAAATCACAGGGAAAATTGATGTAGAAACTGAAAATATTAACGGTGAAAAGTCCAGTACTCCTGTTATAAGAGTTGAAGGTGTAGATTCAGCTCAAAAGCCACAAAATCAATATATATATCCAGAATAG
- a CDS encoding LysR family transcriptional regulator, giving the protein MTIRHLKIFIAVVETGKMSTAAARCYISEPTVSQAVRELEDHYGVLLFERIGKKLYITEAGKNLFAYARMLVNQFDELEDNMLKGFSEKLRIGGTITVGSCIMPQLINQYHKIKPQVETFVYINNTKFIEEKLLKSELDIGIVEGKIKSRDLVALPMINDYLVIVCSKNHRFSGCSSISVKDLEKEYFVMREEGSGTRELFENYISRCGANINIKWEVTCPDMMKKIVIMNNCLAAISARLVEEEVKKGLLYVIKSNEQALDRSFSLVYYKNKFVNDNMKSLMHILEQYKENDILSGISTGTLMDI; this is encoded by the coding sequence ATGACAATTCGACATTTAAAAATTTTTATTGCTGTAGTAGAGACAGGTAAAATGAGTACGGCTGCAGCTCGATGTTATATCTCGGAACCAACTGTTAGCCAGGCAGTTAGGGAATTAGAGGATCATTATGGTGTATTGTTATTTGAACGGATTGGTAAAAAACTATATATTACAGAAGCAGGGAAGAACTTATTTGCTTATGCTAGAATGCTAGTAAATCAGTTTGATGAACTAGAAGATAATATGCTGAAGGGATTTTCAGAAAAGCTTAGGATTGGAGGTACTATAACTGTGGGTTCCTGTATTATGCCTCAACTTATAAATCAATACCACAAAATAAAACCTCAGGTTGAGACCTTCGTTTATATTAATAATACTAAGTTTATAGAAGAAAAATTACTCAAATCTGAATTAGATATTGGTATTGTGGAAGGTAAAATTAAAAGCCGGGATTTAGTTGCGCTTCCAATGATAAATGATTATCTTGTAATAGTATGCAGTAAGAACCATAGATTTTCAGGATGTAGTAGTATTTCTGTTAAGGATTTGGAAAAAGAATATTTTGTAATGCGTGAAGAAGGAAGCGGTACAAGGGAACTTTTTGAGAACTATATTTCCAGGTGTGGAGCAAATATAAATATTAAGTGGGAAGTAACTTGTCCAGATATGATGAAGAAAATAGTAATTATGAATAATTGTCTTGCAGCTATATCTGCAAGATTAGTTGAAGAAGAAGTAAAAAAAGGTCTGTTGTATGTGATAAAAAGTAATGAACAAGCTTTAGACAGATCTTTTAGTTTGGTATATTACAAAAATAAATTTGTTAACGATAATATGAAGAGCCTGATGCATATATTAGAACAATATAAAGAAAATGATATTTTAAGCGGGATTTCTACTGGAACTTTAATGGACATATAA
- a CDS encoding Mrp/NBP35 family ATP-binding protein, with product MSECNSCPSNGGCDKDKQKCMIENNPLNKVKKIIGVMSGKGGVGKSSISVLIAKRLKELGYSTGILDADITGPSVPRLVGLKDKKVISDGELMHPVDTDDGIKVMSLNLLVDNENDPVIWRGPMIGGVVKQFWTDVLWGELDYLVIDMPPGTSDVALTVMQSIPINGIVMVSVPQDLVSMIVSKAVNMARAINIDVLGVIENMSYITCPDCGKKIKPFNGESTTKFLEEMNLKLLGEIPVLNSVGNLSDPTYKNEDEDLEKVFYPIVDNVMKSLEK from the coding sequence ATGTCAGAATGTAATTCATGCCCATCTAATGGGGGATGTGATAAGGATAAGCAAAAATGTATGATTGAAAATAATCCTTTAAACAAAGTAAAAAAAATTATTGGCGTTATGAGTGGAAAAGGTGGAGTAGGAAAATCCTCAATTTCAGTTCTTATTGCAAAACGTTTAAAGGAACTGGGATATAGCACAGGTATCTTAGATGCGGATATAACAGGGCCAAGTGTACCAAGGCTTGTTGGTCTAAAAGACAAAAAAGTTATTTCAGATGGGGAATTAATGCATCCTGTAGATACAGATGATGGTATAAAAGTTATGTCTTTAAACTTATTAGTGGACAATGAAAATGATCCTGTTATTTGGAGAGGACCGATGATTGGTGGTGTAGTTAAACAATTTTGGACAGATGTACTATGGGGAGAACTTGATTATTTAGTTATTGATATGCCTCCAGGAACAAGTGATGTTGCACTGACAGTTATGCAGTCTATTCCTATAAATGGAATAGTTATGGTATCTGTTCCCCAGGATCTAGTTTCAATGATAGTTTCAAAAGCTGTAAATATGGCAAGGGCAATTAATATTGATGTATTAGGTGTTATTGAAAATATGAGCTATATAACTTGTCCGGATTGTGGTAAAAAAATAAAACCATTTAATGGAGAAAGCACAACTAAGTTTTTAGAAGAAATGAATTTGAAGCTTTTAGGAGAAATTCCTGTTTTAAATAGCGTAGGTAATTTATCAGACCCTACATATAAAAATGAAGATGAAGACCTTGAAAAGGTTTTTTATCCTATCGTTGATAACGTAATGAAGAGTTTAGAAAAATAA
- a CDS encoding ATP-binding protein, with protein sequence MELVVVSGKGGTGKTTIATALAEIAKDVIRIDCDVDAPNLYMFYKGKDIEKKSFIGGKKASINESMCKKCGKCETICKFQAITDFKVDLFECEGCGSCTLVCPHNAIELKDQNVANTFITELDKGIISRAEMKIGGDGSGKLVNYLRKNGKKFNCDDKLTIVDGSPGIGCPVISSVAGSDAVLVVTEPTKSGLEDLARVVNLCKHFEIFTMVCINKYDINEEITKKIENFVFLQNLELVGKIPYDDTVMKSINELKPITFYKESMAEKAIEDMWNTIKSFF encoded by the coding sequence TTGGAATTAGTAGTTGTAAGTGGAAAAGGTGGAACAGGAAAAACTACTATTGCAACAGCATTAGCTGAAATTGCAAAAGATGTAATAAGGATAGATTGCGATGTAGATGCCCCCAATCTTTACATGTTTTACAAAGGAAAAGATATAGAAAAAAAAAGTTTTATAGGTGGGAAAAAGGCTTCTATAAATGAATCTATGTGTAAAAAATGTGGAAAATGTGAAACCATATGCAAATTCCAAGCTATAACAGACTTTAAAGTAGATTTATTTGAGTGTGAAGGTTGTGGTTCATGTACATTAGTATGTCCTCATAATGCTATAGAATTAAAAGATCAAAATGTAGCAAATACTTTCATTACTGAGTTAGATAAAGGAATAATTTCAAGGGCAGAAATGAAAATAGGGGGTGATGGGTCAGGAAAATTAGTAAACTATTTAAGAAAAAATGGTAAAAAGTTTAATTGTGATGATAAGCTAACTATAGTAGATGGATCACCTGGTATTGGATGTCCTGTAATATCTTCTGTAGCAGGTAGTGATGCAGTGTTAGTTGTTACAGAGCCTACAAAATCAGGCCTTGAAGATTTAGCAAGAGTAGTAAACCTATGTAAACATTTTGAAATTTTTACTATGGTATGTATAAATAAATATGATATAAATGAAGAAATAACTAAAAAAATAGAAAATTTTGTATTTTTGCAAAATTTAGAGTTGGTAGGCAAAATTCCTTATGATGATACTGTTATGAAGTCCATAAATGAATTAAAACCTATAACTTTTTATAAGGAAAGTATGGCAGAAAAAGCTATTGAAGATATGTGGAATACTATAAAAAGCTTTTTCTAA
- a CDS encoding MBL fold metallo-hydrolase, whose translation MNFKIVTLIENKPGVDPKLYSEHGLSLYIEVNGFKILFDTGQSGNFIKNAERLNVDLNNLNYVILSHGHYDHSGGFKKFVDKVKSPYKLIVGKEFFNRKYKFTEEKTYKYIGNSFNEEFVNKNNIPIKYVEEDIFYINKDIMIFSNFNKNNDFELTNPKFQIKQNRNYTLDDFSDEIVLVVKLDKGLMVIVGCSHVGIINILETIIEKTGMPIYGIVGGTHLLEANDLRLNSTIKFIKEKDIRVLEMCHCTGEKAIKEMKLQLKKRFLYNNTGNVII comes from the coding sequence ATGAATTTTAAAATAGTAACTCTCATAGAAAATAAACCTGGTGTTGATCCCAAATTATATAGTGAACATGGATTATCACTTTACATAGAAGTTAATGGATTTAAAATATTGTTTGATACTGGCCAAAGTGGAAATTTTATTAAAAATGCTGAAAGATTAAATGTTGATTTAAATAATTTGAATTATGTTATTTTAAGTCATGGTCATTATGACCATAGTGGAGGTTTTAAAAAGTTTGTAGATAAAGTTAAAAGCCCATATAAATTAATTGTAGGGAAAGAATTCTTTAATAGAAAATATAAATTTACAGAAGAGAAAACTTACAAGTATATTGGCAATTCCTTTAATGAAGAATTTGTTAATAAAAATAATATTCCAATAAAATATGTTGAAGAAGATATATTTTACATTAACAAAGATATAATGATATTTTCCAATTTTAACAAAAATAATGATTTTGAATTAACAAACCCCAAATTTCAAATAAAACAAAATAGAAACTATACATTGGATGATTTTTCAGATGAAATAGTATTAGTAGTTAAGCTTGATAAAGGATTGATGGTTATAGTTGGTTGTTCTCATGTAGGAATAATTAATATTTTAGAGACAATTATAGAAAAGACGGGTATGCCAATCTATGGTATTGTGGGAGGAACCCATTTGCTAGAAGCTAATGATTTAAGGTTAAATAGTACAATTAAGTTTATAAAAGAAAAGGATATACGAGTTTTAGAAATGTGTCACTGTACAGGAGAAAAAGCCATTAAAGAAATGAAACTTCAATTAAAAAAAAGATTCTTATATAACAACACAGGAAATGTAATTATCTAG
- a CDS encoding flavin reductase family protein — protein MEKIQGNMKSCLQPMPKILVSCRDVNGKNNALAVAYCCNCSYDPPMIMVGIVPSRYSYKMIKETGVFVVNIVTKEQKEMFEYLGSHSGRNEDKFSKLNIKVDEGIKVNAPLLADCPINIECKVEDSIVTGSHEMFAGKIEYVHADKEMIKDNGDIDFSKIQLL, from the coding sequence ATGGAAAAAATTCAAGGAAATATGAAGTCATGTCTTCAACCGATGCCTAAAATATTAGTTTCTTGTAGGGATGTAAATGGTAAGAATAATGCACTAGCAGTAGCATACTGTTGTAACTGTAGTTATGACCCACCAATGATTATGGTAGGTATTGTTCCATCTAGATATTCTTATAAAATGATAAAAGAAACAGGTGTTTTTGTAGTAAATATTGTTACAAAAGAACAAAAAGAAATGTTTGAATATTTAGGTAGTCATAGCGGCAGAAATGAAGATAAATTTTCAAAACTTAATATTAAAGTTGACGAAGGAATAAAGGTAAATGCTCCTTTATTAGCAGACTGCCCTATAAACATAGAGTGTAAGGTAGAGGATTCTATAGTTACTGGTTCACATGAAATGTTTGCAGGAAAAATTGAATATGTTCATGCTGATAAAGAGATGATTAAAGATAACGGAGATATTGATTTTTCTAAAATTCAACTTCTTTAA
- a CDS encoding NifB/NifX family molybdenum-iron cluster-binding protein — MKIAIASDGKYVSGHFGHCEGFTIYDVDNGKASQGQFTANPGHRPGYLPVFLKGLNVNVIIAGGMGETAQQLFNENQIEVIVGAQGLCDDMVQKYIKGELKSTGSICEEHKYEGHCNE; from the coding sequence ATGAAAATAGCAATTGCAAGTGATGGAAAGTATGTAAGTGGACATTTTGGACATTGTGAAGGTTTTACAATATATGATGTAGATAATGGAAAGGCATCTCAGGGACAATTTACTGCAAATCCAGGACATAGACCAGGATATCTTCCAGTGTTTTTAAAAGGTTTAAATGTAAATGTAATTATTGCAGGAGGTATGGGAGAAACAGCACAACAGTTATTTAATGAAAATCAAATTGAGGTAATAGTTGGTGCACAAGGTTTATGTGATGATATGGTACAAAAATATATTAAGGGTGAATTAAAATCCACAGGAAGTATTTGTGAGGAACATAAATACGAAGGACATTGTAATGAATAA